One segment of Paenibacillus sp. FSL R7-0337 DNA contains the following:
- a CDS encoding ABC transporter ATP-binding protein: MPLLEVKDLHKSFKGHPSVNGISFGIEAGRCVALLGPNGAGKTTTLRMLAGLLPQTAGTITFDGAPGTDYRRQLGYLPQAPAFYNWMSGHEYILFAAKMSGMNAREAAAASGVVLERVGLGSAARRRIGGYSGGMKQRLGLAQALVHRPRLLLLDEPVSALDPIGRREVMELLRDIREQTTVIFSTHVLHDAEEICDDVVLMNQGTIAVQGTLSSLRAEYSLPVIRLTTGKEASAIRWLEGLRHRDFIEEALISDGKAVFNVTDVGLARRTLLQEAVELDIPLLQFEAGSSTLEDLFMKVVGT, translated from the coding sequence ATGCCGCTGCTAGAGGTTAAGGATCTTCACAAGAGCTTTAAGGGGCATCCCTCAGTGAATGGCATCAGCTTTGGAATTGAAGCAGGACGCTGTGTCGCGCTGCTCGGACCCAATGGAGCCGGGAAGACTACAACGCTGCGCATGCTTGCCGGCCTTCTGCCGCAGACTGCGGGAACGATCACTTTTGACGGGGCTCCGGGGACGGATTACCGCCGGCAACTGGGCTATCTGCCGCAAGCCCCGGCTTTTTACAATTGGATGAGCGGGCACGAATATATCTTATTTGCCGCCAAGATGAGCGGAATGAATGCACGGGAGGCTGCAGCGGCATCGGGCGTTGTGCTGGAGCGTGTGGGACTAGGCTCTGCGGCACGGCGGCGGATTGGCGGATATTCGGGGGGGATGAAGCAGCGCTTGGGGCTGGCCCAGGCCCTGGTACACCGCCCGCGTCTGCTTCTGCTGGATGAGCCGGTCTCCGCGCTTGATCCTATCGGACGCCGGGAAGTCATGGAGCTGCTTAGGGACATCCGGGAGCAGACAACCGTTATTTTCTCCACGCATGTGCTGCATGATGCGGAAGAGATATGCGATGATGTCGTATTGATGAACCAGGGGACCATAGCCGTTCAAGGAACCTTGTCCAGTCTCCGCGCAGAATACAGTCTGCCGGTAATCCGGCTCACTACAGGGAAGGAAGCTTCGGCTATCCGCTGGCTAGAAGGGCTTAGACACAGGGATTTTATTGAAGAAGCGCTTATTTCGGATGGCAAGGCCGTGTTCAATGTCACGGATGTAGGGCTTGCCCGCCGGACGCTATTACAGGAAGCCGTAGAGCTGGATATTCCGCTGCTGCAATTTGAAGCAGGCTCATCGACACTGGAGGACCTGTTCATGAAGGTGGTGGGAACATGA
- a CDS encoding PLD nuclease N-terminal domain-containing protein, whose amino-acid sequence MNDLNWGLIGPLLALQVILAIIGLISLSKTEQVRGPKWMWVLFLIFGNLLGSVAYFTLGRKEF is encoded by the coding sequence ATGAATGATTTGAATTGGGGATTGATTGGGCCGCTGCTTGCGTTGCAGGTAATACTGGCAATCATCGGTCTGATTTCTCTGAGCAAGACAGAGCAGGTACGCGGACCGAAATGGATGTGGGTTCTATTCTTGATTTTTGGCAATCTGCTGGGCAGTGTGGCTTATTTCACACTGGGAAGGAAAGAGTTCTGA
- a CDS encoding YxlC family protein, with product MRFKSDEELLGKLSAELDHLDMLYADVTPPSLPELEQLIAGEAVRRRKRRRKELLLFILVALVLVTIVISILSTAPVLYWSLQAVFILSALGSLGAARIRHGREES from the coding sequence ATGAGGTTTAAGAGTGACGAGGAGCTGCTGGGTAAGCTGTCCGCGGAGCTGGATCATCTGGATATGCTGTATGCCGATGTTACTCCGCCCTCCTTGCCGGAGCTGGAGCAGCTTATTGCCGGGGAAGCTGTCCGCCGGAGGAAGCGGCGCCGTAAGGAACTGCTGCTATTCATTCTAGTGGCTCTTGTGCTGGTTACCATAGTGATTTCTATTCTAAGCACAGCGCCGGTGCTGTATTGGAGTCTGCAGGCAGTGTTCATTCTGAGCGCACTTGGCAGCTTGGGAGCAGCGCGGATCAGACACGGGCGGGAGGAATCATAA
- the sigY gene encoding RNA polymerase sigma factor SigY has protein sequence MGDRTLEMISQAQRGDAAALAVLLREHYPFLYKYLIKATLDPLLAEEIAQDTMVRCMEKIGTYNGTSAFSSWLITIGSRLYIDRKRRWSREAQWRERQMQEQGNRSLRWSFESRNMEWSEVLDALSRLSSAHRMAVLLKHYYGYSYDEIGEMLEIPSGTVKSRVAAGLGQLRKELNEDEV, from the coding sequence ATGGGCGACAGGACGCTGGAGATGATCAGCCAGGCACAGCGGGGTGACGCTGCTGCACTGGCCGTGCTGCTGCGTGAGCATTATCCCTTCCTGTACAAGTATCTGATCAAAGCGACACTTGACCCGTTGCTTGCGGAAGAGATTGCTCAGGACACAATGGTCAGATGCATGGAGAAGATCGGGACTTACAACGGGACCTCGGCATTCTCTTCATGGCTGATTACCATTGGCAGCCGGTTGTACATTGACCGTAAGCGGCGCTGGAGCCGGGAGGCACAGTGGAGGGAGAGACAGATGCAGGAGCAGGGGAACCGCAGTTTACGCTGGAGCTTTGAGAGCCGGAATATGGAGTGGAGTGAAGTGCTCGATGCCTTGTCGCGTCTATCCTCTGCGCACAGAATGGCTGTGCTGCTGAAGCATTATTACGGGTACAGCTATGATGAGATCGGGGAGATGCTGGAGATCCCTTCCGGAACGGTCAAATCACGGGTAGCTGCCGGACTGGGTCAACTGCGAAAGGAGCTGAATGAGGATGAGGTTTAA